In a single window of the uncultured Dysgonomonas sp. genome:
- a CDS encoding glycosyltransferase family A protein — protein MKINCFIPFQSTEQAKNTVITLKQSSLSNKIYLLTDNDTKDMINGCETIGIDSLRSTATIKKIAAKADTDYTLIYTKSADLRLGMFALDRMLQIIKDSDAGFVYADHYQVIGEEKKNNPLIAYQKGSLRDDFNFGSLILYKTSELKKAVDRMDKEYKFAGIYDLRLKVSQAANLVHINEYLYTEIENDTRKSGEKIFDYVDPKNRQVQIEMEEACTDHLKKIGGYLAPQFRKVEFNKFDFEYEASVIIPVRNRIRTIGDAIKSVLNQKTNFKFNLIVIDNYSTDGTTEAIDKFASDNRLVHIIPENKELGIGGCWNAGVHHPKCGKFAIQLDSDDVYSDENTLQKIVDAFYEQNCAMVVGTYMLTDFDMKMIPPGIIDHKEWTPENGRNNALRINGLGAPRAFYTPVLREIKVPNTSYGEDYALGLHFSREYQIGRIYDVLYLCRRWDDNSDASLDIVKMNNHNTYKDRIRTWELEARIALNKK, from the coding sequence ATGAAAATCAATTGTTTTATACCTTTCCAAAGCACCGAACAGGCTAAGAATACAGTTATCACCCTGAAACAATCGTCACTGTCCAACAAGATTTATTTGTTAACAGACAATGACACCAAAGATATGATAAATGGCTGTGAAACAATCGGCATTGATTCTCTACGTTCAACGGCCACGATAAAAAAGATTGCAGCAAAAGCGGATACTGATTATACATTGATTTACACCAAATCAGCCGACCTTCGTCTAGGCATGTTTGCCCTCGACCGCATGTTACAGATAATCAAAGATTCAGATGCCGGATTTGTTTATGCCGACCATTATCAGGTAATTGGCGAAGAAAAGAAAAACAATCCCCTTATCGCTTATCAAAAGGGTAGTTTGAGGGACGATTTCAATTTCGGATCCCTTATATTATATAAAACAAGCGAATTGAAAAAAGCTGTGGATAGGATGGATAAAGAATACAAATTCGCCGGAATTTACGACTTACGCCTGAAAGTATCCCAAGCTGCCAACCTGGTTCATATCAATGAATATTTATATACCGAAATAGAGAACGACACGCGCAAAAGCGGTGAGAAGATATTCGATTACGTAGACCCTAAAAACCGTCAGGTACAGATAGAGATGGAGGAGGCCTGTACAGACCATCTGAAGAAAATTGGCGGCTACCTGGCTCCACAATTCAGGAAAGTTGAATTTAATAAATTTGATTTCGAATACGAAGCATCCGTCATTATTCCGGTCCGTAACCGTATACGAACCATCGGAGACGCTATAAAATCGGTTCTGAACCAGAAGACCAACTTCAAATTTAACCTCATCGTTATCGACAATTACTCTACAGACGGAACAACTGAAGCCATTGATAAATTTGCTTCCGACAACCGTTTGGTACATATTATACCCGAAAATAAAGAATTGGGAATAGGCGGCTGCTGGAATGCGGGCGTGCATCACCCTAAATGTGGTAAATTCGCCATACAGCTCGATAGCGATGATGTATATTCGGACGAAAATACACTGCAAAAGATAGTGGATGCTTTCTACGAACAGAATTGTGCGATGGTAGTAGGCACATATATGCTCACCGACTTCGATATGAAGATGATACCACCGGGTATTATCGATCACAAGGAATGGACTCCGGAAAACGGCCGCAATAATGCATTGCGTATCAACGGACTCGGCGCTCCCCGCGCATTCTATACTCCTGTACTAAGGGAGATAAAGGTACCGAACACCAGCTACGGAGAAGATTATGCCTTAGGCTTGCATTTTTCACGGGAATACCAGATTGGACGTATCTATGACGTTCTATATCTGTGCCGCCGCTGGGACGATAATTCAGATGCTTCGCTCGATATAGTAAAGATGAATAACCACAATACCTATAAAGACAGGATCCGCACATGGGAACTGGAAGCCCGTATAGCTTTGAATAAAAAATAA
- a CDS encoding DUF4922 domain-containing protein — MTASSLKIRELFRSQLEKWELARVNYKALEKVKSRDFSFGDFSVRVQFNPARILSSAAKVDAKSIQERKCFLCPQNLPAEQEGTPFGTDYQILVNPYPIFPEHFTIPTYNHVDQLIVNRYGDMLDLAKCLSEYTLFYNGPKCGASAPDHAHFQAGIKGFLPIEKDIWSIAKEEIYKSEGLTVYAVKEYLRNFFLLEATNKDDAVIFFKKLYALLDWNDGDKEPMMNILCWHEEGKFYSCIFPREKHRPTCFFTEGEGNLLISPAAVDLGGVFITPLEKDYDKITAKDIEGILKEICISNEKIQAIINKIINL; from the coding sequence ATGACTGCATCCTCTCTCAAGATAAGGGAACTGTTCCGTTCGCAACTCGAAAAATGGGAACTCGCCAGAGTTAATTATAAGGCTCTAGAAAAAGTGAAGTCCAGGGATTTCTCTTTTGGAGACTTCTCTGTAAGGGTACAGTTCAATCCCGCACGTATCCTGTCATCTGCCGCAAAAGTAGACGCAAAGTCCATTCAGGAAAGGAAATGCTTTCTTTGCCCGCAGAATCTGCCTGCAGAGCAAGAAGGCACTCCATTTGGCACAGACTATCAGATACTGGTAAACCCCTATCCTATTTTTCCCGAACACTTCACAATACCGACATACAATCATGTGGACCAACTGATAGTGAACAGATATGGAGATATGCTCGATCTTGCTAAATGCCTCAGTGAATATACCTTGTTTTACAATGGCCCTAAATGTGGGGCATCGGCTCCAGACCATGCCCATTTTCAGGCAGGAATAAAAGGGTTTCTCCCCATCGAGAAAGACATTTGGAGTATTGCCAAAGAGGAGATATATAAATCGGAAGGCCTAACCGTATATGCTGTAAAGGAATATCTTCGCAATTTCTTTTTGTTGGAGGCCACAAATAAAGACGATGCTGTTATCTTTTTCAAAAAGCTATATGCTTTACTCGATTGGAACGATGGAGATAAAGAACCTATGATGAACATTCTATGCTGGCACGAAGAAGGTAAGTTTTATAGCTGTATATTCCCTCGTGAAAAACATCGCCCGACGTGTTTCTTTACCGAAGGGGAAGGTAATTTACTTATTAGTCCGGCAGCTGTAGATTTAGGTGGTGTATTTATCACGCCATTAGAAAAAGATTATGACAAGATAACTGCTAAAGACATTGAAGGCATCCTGAAAGAAATATGCATCAGTAATGAGAAGATACAAGCCATTATAAATAAGATCATAAACCTGTAA
- a CDS encoding SpoIID/LytB domain-containing protein: protein MEPEVSVGVLWNKEISFVLDKQYICQKNEVTGKQSVSCKYGLISWNNSFYRELLFIPNDNEASFTLKEVTIGINFHWERKEDQRFQGALKLIVENNEITAINIIKIEDYLTSVISSEMSATASLELLKAHAVISRSWLLAQIEKNKEIVANKEKYTTFTETGDEIIRWYDREDHLNFDVCADDHCQRYQGITRASANIDTVRQAIKETRGQVLMSENKICDARFSKCCGGVVEEFQNCWEDIKYPYLVKLRDNENNTDIPDLTIEQESVKWIESRPAAFCNTQDKKILGQVLNNYDQETTDFYRWQVTYSQDEISTLIQKRSGIDFGTIYELIPIERGTSGRLIKLKIVGSKKTMIIGKELEIRRILSTSHLYSSAFIVDKTDNSFTLTGAGWGHGVGLCQIGAAMMGEKGYSYDKILLHYYVGARIEKNYK, encoded by the coding sequence ATGGAACCGGAAGTAAGTGTGGGCGTTTTGTGGAACAAGGAAATATCTTTCGTACTCGACAAGCAATATATTTGTCAGAAAAATGAAGTGACAGGCAAGCAATCCGTATCCTGCAAATACGGACTAATATCCTGGAACAATAGTTTTTATAGAGAATTACTCTTTATTCCTAATGATAACGAAGCATCATTCACGCTAAAAGAGGTAACTATCGGAATCAATTTTCACTGGGAGCGAAAAGAAGACCAGCGGTTTCAGGGTGCATTGAAACTGATAGTGGAAAACAATGAAATTACAGCCATCAATATAATCAAAATAGAAGATTATCTTACCAGCGTCATATCGTCCGAAATGAGTGCGACAGCTTCTTTGGAATTACTAAAAGCCCATGCAGTTATCTCTCGTAGCTGGCTATTAGCTCAGATAGAGAAGAACAAGGAAATAGTAGCAAATAAAGAAAAATATACTACTTTCACCGAAACCGGGGATGAAATTATTCGCTGGTACGACCGGGAAGACCACCTCAACTTTGATGTATGCGCGGACGACCATTGCCAGCGCTACCAGGGAATAACCCGTGCTTCTGCAAATATCGACACTGTCCGTCAGGCTATAAAAGAAACTCGGGGACAAGTATTAATGTCGGAAAATAAGATATGTGATGCCCGTTTCTCGAAATGCTGCGGTGGTGTTGTGGAAGAATTCCAGAATTGCTGGGAAGATATAAAATATCCTTATCTGGTAAAATTACGGGACAACGAAAACAATACGGATATTCCCGATCTCACCATCGAACAGGAGTCTGTAAAATGGATAGAATCACGTCCTGCTGCATTTTGTAATACACAGGATAAAAAAATATTAGGACAAGTATTGAATAATTATGACCAGGAAACGACAGACTTCTATCGTTGGCAAGTCACATATTCACAAGATGAAATATCAACCCTGATTCAGAAACGCTCCGGTATCGACTTCGGCACTATTTACGAACTCATCCCTATCGAAAGAGGAACTTCAGGCCGTCTGATAAAGCTGAAGATCGTAGGGTCTAAAAAGACAATGATTATAGGTAAAGAACTGGAGATACGCCGTATTTTGTCTACATCACATCTTTACAGTTCGGCTTTTATTGTAGATAAAACGGACAATAGTTTCACCCTCACAGGTGCAGGTTGGGGACATGGTGTAGGACTTTGCCAGATAGGAGCAGCGATGATGGGAGAAAAAGGATATTCTTATGATAAAATATTACTGCATTATTATGTGGGTGCAAGAATAGAGAAGAATTATAAATGA
- a CDS encoding MFS transporter, whose translation MKNNKKSPWAWIPTLYLAEGLPYVAVQTISIIMYKRMGISNTDIALYTSWLYLPWVIKFLWSPFVDLLKTKRWWIVAMQLLIGAGFAGIAFTIPVPFFFQATLAIFALLAFSSATHDIAADGFYMLGLDTNQQAKYVGIRSTFYRIATVFGQGILIILAGFLESSTGCEPVKINIDASPQYTQSTLYIPQIQNIAPQDGEIHFIVHNDNLRIGTHGVNKDSLKIFLDSISTLNLDNGFVIKNVETKKNDDGWWKTNVSKPLGGWIKDTFGEKRYVAKSEHVGNVAVATVTLSKEPEHGKTMVLNTTMNRGDKSIALIEGDRLSFNENNWDRPAYMVFQVDSKLAANSSVEYKGLSGNIPFAWSITFLVLAGLFVFFGFYHKVMLPKPDSDKPHAHVTAKSIFEEFGVTFATFFKKPQVWTAIFFMLTFRFSEAQVIKLINPFLLDPKDVGGLGLTTGEVGLVYGTVGIIGLTLGGIIGGFIAARGGLKKWLWPMTLSMLLTIATFLYLSFSQTDNLLVINICVFIEQFGYGFGFTAYMLYLMYFSEGKHKTAHYAFCTGLMAAGMMLPGMFAGWLQEQLGYNHFFIWVMICSIIPIIAVSLLKIDPDYGKAKKETEETN comes from the coding sequence ATGAAAAACAACAAAAAATCGCCATGGGCATGGATTCCGACGCTATACTTAGCCGAAGGATTACCATATGTTGCAGTGCAAACGATATCCATCATTATGTACAAACGGATGGGGATATCGAATACCGACATAGCTTTATATACCAGCTGGTTATATCTGCCATGGGTAATAAAATTTTTGTGGAGTCCGTTTGTAGATTTGCTAAAGACAAAACGCTGGTGGATTGTAGCTATGCAACTGCTCATCGGTGCAGGATTTGCAGGTATTGCATTTACCATACCCGTTCCCTTCTTCTTTCAGGCTACACTGGCCATCTTTGCTCTGTTAGCGTTTAGTTCCGCGACACATGATATTGCTGCCGACGGTTTTTATATGTTGGGACTCGATACGAACCAGCAAGCCAAATATGTAGGTATCAGAAGTACTTTCTACCGTATAGCAACGGTATTCGGACAGGGAATACTTATTATACTTGCCGGCTTCCTCGAAAGCAGTACCGGTTGTGAACCCGTAAAGATAAATATAGATGCATCCCCACAGTATACCCAATCTACATTGTATATCCCTCAGATTCAGAATATCGCTCCTCAGGATGGCGAAATCCACTTTATTGTCCATAATGACAATCTGCGAATAGGTACACATGGCGTAAACAAAGACAGCCTGAAAATCTTTCTCGACAGCATATCCACCCTGAATCTGGATAATGGTTTTGTTATAAAAAACGTAGAAACAAAAAAGAATGATGACGGATGGTGGAAAACAAATGTCTCCAAACCTCTCGGTGGCTGGATAAAAGACACATTCGGAGAAAAAAGGTATGTAGCCAAATCGGAACATGTGGGTAATGTTGCAGTAGCAACTGTCACCTTATCTAAAGAACCGGAACATGGCAAAACGATGGTATTGAATACTACGATGAACAGAGGAGATAAAAGTATTGCACTCATAGAAGGTGACCGCTTATCTTTCAACGAAAATAACTGGGATAGGCCTGCATATATGGTATTTCAGGTCGACTCTAAGCTGGCAGCAAACAGTTCTGTGGAATATAAGGGATTATCGGGTAATATTCCATTTGCATGGTCTATAACATTCCTTGTTTTGGCGGGTCTGTTTGTCTTCTTTGGCTTCTATCATAAAGTAATGTTGCCCAAACCCGATTCGGATAAGCCGCACGCTCATGTAACTGCAAAATCAATATTTGAAGAGTTTGGCGTCACATTCGCCACTTTCTTCAAAAAGCCACAGGTATGGACGGCGATATTCTTCATGCTTACATTCCGCTTCTCGGAAGCACAGGTTATTAAACTTATCAATCCGTTTCTCCTCGACCCTAAAGATGTGGGAGGACTCGGACTTACGACTGGCGAAGTCGGATTAGTATACGGTACGGTAGGTATTATAGGGCTTACTCTCGGCGGCATAATCGGAGGATTTATTGCAGCGCGTGGCGGTCTCAAAAAATGGTTATGGCCTATGACACTAAGCATGCTGCTGACTATAGCAACATTTCTGTATCTTAGTTTCTCACAAACGGACAATCTGCTTGTAATCAATATATGTGTATTTATAGAGCAATTTGGTTACGGATTCGGATTCACCGCGTATATGCTTTATCTGATGTATTTCTCCGAAGGGAAGCATAAAACAGCACACTATGCGTTCTGTACAGGACTAATGGCCGCCGGCATGATGCTACCGGGTATGTTTGCGGGATGGCTGCAAGAGCAGTTGGGATACAATCACTTCTTTATCTGGGTGATGATATGCAGTATAATTCCGATTATCGCGGTATCCCTACTAAAAATAGACCCCGATTACGGAAAAGCTAAAAAAGAAACAGAAGAAACAAACTAA
- a CDS encoding DUF1343 domain-containing protein, translating into MKKVIIILSILILIPILSFSQKIRIKTGVEVLKEQNFKILEGKRVGLITNPTGVDNNMKSVIDVLFEAPNVNLTALFAPEHGVRGDRHAGDYVETVTDPKTGLTVYSLHGKTRKATPDMLKDIDVLVYDIQDIGSRSFTYISTMGLAMEAAAENNIEFIVLDRPNPLGGQKVEGCLVEEGFISFVSQFKIPYVYGLTCGELALLLNGENMLKGKCKLQVVKMKGWKRKMTYDQTGLQWIPSSPHIPQPVSAIFYPVSGILGELGYMSIGVGYTIPFQMFATEWINADDLAGNLNRLRLPGVHFRPIHLKPFYSVGQGKLYQGVQVHIMDYQKAKLSEIQFYVMQEVARLYPDKAVFNNADQKRFRMFDQVAGSDYIRLTFAKNNSFDDIKDFWYKDTEVFKRLSKKYYLYK; encoded by the coding sequence ATGAAAAAAGTTATTATTATATTATCCATTCTCATTCTGATACCTATCCTGTCTTTTTCCCAAAAAATAAGGATAAAAACTGGCGTTGAAGTTCTGAAAGAGCAAAATTTTAAAATACTGGAAGGGAAACGTGTAGGTCTGATTACAAATCCTACAGGAGTCGATAACAATATGAAGTCTGTTATTGATGTACTCTTTGAGGCCCCGAATGTAAATCTGACAGCACTTTTTGCACCCGAACATGGAGTACGTGGCGACAGGCATGCCGGAGACTATGTAGAAACCGTCACCGATCCTAAAACCGGGCTTACGGTTTATTCCCTTCATGGTAAAACACGCAAAGCAACGCCTGATATGCTGAAAGATATCGATGTCCTTGTATATGACATACAGGATATAGGCAGCCGTTCGTTCACATACATCAGCACAATGGGGCTGGCAATGGAGGCAGCTGCAGAAAACAATATCGAATTTATCGTTCTCGACAGGCCAAACCCTCTGGGCGGGCAAAAGGTAGAAGGCTGCCTGGTAGAAGAGGGCTTTATATCATTCGTGAGCCAGTTCAAAATACCATATGTATACGGACTAACCTGCGGAGAACTGGCATTGCTGCTCAATGGCGAAAATATGCTAAAAGGCAAGTGCAAGTTACAGGTAGTGAAAATGAAAGGCTGGAAACGGAAAATGACATACGACCAAACAGGCCTGCAATGGATACCGTCATCGCCACATATACCCCAGCCGGTTTCTGCTATATTTTATCCGGTTTCGGGCATATTGGGCGAACTGGGATATATGTCTATCGGTGTGGGATATACCATCCCTTTCCAGATGTTTGCCACAGAATGGATCAACGCTGATGATCTGGCCGGTAACTTGAATCGCTTACGGCTACCCGGCGTACATTTCAGACCTATACACCTGAAACCTTTCTATTCGGTAGGACAAGGCAAGCTGTATCAAGGGGTACAGGTGCATATAATGGATTACCAAAAGGCAAAATTATCCGAAATCCAGTTCTACGTTATGCAGGAAGTAGCAAGACTGTATCCCGACAAAGCAGTGTTCAACAATGCAGACCAAAAACGTTTCAGGATGTTCGACCAGGTTGCGGGAAGTGATTATATCCGGTTGACCTTCGCAAAAAATAACAGTTTTGACGATATTAAAGATTTTTGGTATAAAGACACAGAGGTTTTCAAACGGCTATCAAAAAAGTATTATTTATACAAATAA